The proteins below come from a single Acidovorax sp. NCPPB 4044 genomic window:
- a CDS encoding flavin reductase family protein, whose translation MTATARTLHSYEPRQGHGLPHDPFNAIVGPRPIGWISTRSAAGALNLAPYSFFNAFNYTPPIVGFASIGAKDTLANIEATGEFVWNLATRPLAEAMNQTCAAVPPEVDEFALGGLTPLPSRLVAPPRVAESPVTMECRRTQIVQLQGADGQQVPTWLVLGEVVAVHIDTALLKDGIYDTANAGHILRAGGPADYFTVGPEQVFRMFRPR comes from the coding sequence ATGACCGCAACCGCCCGCACCCTCCACAGCTACGAGCCCCGCCAGGGCCATGGCCTGCCGCACGACCCGTTCAACGCCATCGTGGGGCCGCGTCCCATCGGCTGGATCAGCACCCGCAGCGCGGCGGGCGCCCTGAACCTCGCGCCCTACAGCTTCTTCAACGCCTTCAACTACACGCCGCCGATCGTCGGCTTCGCCAGCATCGGCGCGAAGGACACGCTGGCCAACATCGAAGCCACCGGCGAATTCGTGTGGAACCTCGCCACCCGCCCGCTGGCCGAGGCCATGAACCAGACCTGCGCGGCCGTGCCGCCCGAGGTGGACGAATTCGCGCTGGGCGGGCTCACGCCCCTGCCCTCCCGGCTCGTCGCGCCGCCGCGCGTGGCCGAGAGCCCGGTGACCATGGAATGCCGCCGCACGCAGATCGTGCAGCTGCAGGGCGCGGACGGCCAGCAGGTGCCCACCTGGCTGGTGCTGGGCGAGGTGGTGGCCGTGCACATCGACACCGCGCTGCTGAAGGACGGCATCTACGACACCGCGAACGCCGGGCACATCCTGCGCGCGGGCGGCCCGGCCGACTACTTCACCGTGGGGCCGGAGCAGGTGTTCCGGATGTTCCGGCCGCGGTGA
- a CDS encoding antibiotic biosynthesis monooxygenase family protein, whose product MILEAAPLHVRAGQEPAFEDAFRVAQRIIASMPGYRSHRLERCIERPGEYLLLVEWDTLEAHEQGFRGSPGYQEWKRLLHHFYAPFPTVSHYAAVEGASSPGSGSAMPDAANTSRTTDSPLSAAGKPA is encoded by the coding sequence ATGATTCTCGAAGCCGCCCCCCTGCACGTGCGCGCCGGCCAGGAACCGGCCTTCGAAGACGCGTTCCGCGTTGCGCAGCGCATCATCGCGTCCATGCCCGGCTACCGGTCGCACCGGCTCGAACGCTGCATCGAGCGGCCGGGCGAGTACCTGCTGCTGGTGGAATGGGACACCCTGGAAGCGCACGAGCAGGGCTTCCGCGGTTCGCCCGGCTACCAGGAATGGAAGCGGCTGCTGCACCACTTCTACGCGCCGTTTCCGACCGTATCGCACTACGCGGCGGTGGAAGGCGCTTCGTCGCCAGGCAGCGGCAGCGCGATGCCCGACGCGGCGAACACCTCGCGCACCACCGACAGCCCGTTGAGCGCGGCCGGAAAGCCCGCATAG
- a CDS encoding carboxymuconolactone decarboxylase family protein codes for MNGSPAKECRARHDRGTRMLAQVDGPAGLAVVEQLAQSFPGFARLLVEFPFGDIYARPALGLRERELATVAALCTLGHALPQLRVHVHAALHVGCTPAEIVEVVMQMAVYAGFPAALNGLSVVREVFAASGIALPLPGDEAPSTAA; via the coding sequence ATGAACGGCAGCCCCGCCAAAGAATGCCGCGCACGCCATGACCGCGGCACCCGCATGCTCGCCCAGGTGGATGGACCCGCCGGGCTGGCCGTGGTGGAGCAGCTCGCGCAGTCGTTTCCCGGCTTCGCGCGGCTGCTGGTGGAGTTTCCGTTCGGCGACATCTACGCCCGGCCGGCGCTCGGCCTGCGCGAACGTGAGCTGGCCACGGTCGCAGCGCTCTGCACCCTGGGCCATGCGCTACCGCAACTGCGCGTGCATGTGCACGCCGCACTGCACGTCGGCTGCACCCCGGCCGAGATCGTCGAGGTGGTGATGCAGATGGCGGTCTATGCGGGCTTTCCGGCCGCGCTCAACGGGCTGTCGGTGGTGCGCGAGGTGTTCGCCGCGTCGGGCATCGCGCTGCCGCTGCCTGGCGACGAAGCGCCTTCCACCGCCGCGTAG
- a CDS encoding LysR family transcriptional regulator — protein MTQRLDSRSLALFLAVADALSFRQAAEALHLSQPPLSRAIRELEERLGTPLFERNTRGVGLTAAGRKLVPYARGVAELLRRAEAEFQGHALPPTLRLGLTSAAEPPWFRGLADRVRARHPGAVVTVLSDTSPRLVRQLRAGQLDAAVIALPTDVRGLDVRELDRLPMVAALPSSHRLARRRALRLADLAAEPLFWFERARQPAFHDHCQQVFERHRFAPPKLREPADHHVLLAGVAAGQGIALLAGSFAGLRRTGVVYRRLVEGDALALGIGLATPPDRPAVRALLGAASGAPLASQAAV, from the coding sequence ATGACCCAACGCCTGGATTCCCGGTCTCTCGCACTCTTTCTGGCCGTGGCCGATGCATTGAGCTTCCGGCAGGCCGCCGAAGCGCTACACCTGTCGCAGCCGCCCCTGAGCCGCGCGATCCGCGAACTGGAGGAGCGGCTGGGCACGCCGCTCTTCGAACGGAACACGCGCGGCGTCGGACTGACGGCGGCGGGGCGCAAGCTGGTGCCCTATGCGCGCGGCGTGGCTGAACTGCTCCGGCGGGCGGAAGCCGAATTCCAGGGCCATGCCCTGCCGCCCACGCTGCGGCTGGGGCTGACCAGCGCGGCCGAGCCGCCCTGGTTCCGGGGCCTGGCCGACCGCGTGCGGGCCCGGCACCCCGGCGCGGTGGTCACGGTGCTCTCCGATACGTCGCCCCGTCTGGTCCGGCAACTGCGCGCCGGCCAACTGGATGCCGCCGTCATCGCGCTGCCCACGGACGTGCGCGGCCTCGACGTGCGGGAACTGGACCGCCTGCCCATGGTGGCCGCGCTACCGTCCTCGCACCGGCTGGCCCGGCGAAGGGCTCTGCGGCTGGCCGACCTGGCGGCAGAGCCCCTCTTCTGGTTCGAGCGGGCCCGCCAGCCCGCGTTCCACGACCACTGCCAGCAGGTCTTCGAGCGGCACCGCTTCGCACCGCCCAAGCTGCGCGAGCCTGCCGACCACCATGTCCTGCTGGCCGGGGTGGCGGCCGGACAGGGCATTGCGTTGCTGGCGGGGTCGTTCGCCGGCCTGCGGCGCACGGGCGTGGTCTACCGGCGCCTGGTGGAGGGCGATGCGCTGGCGCTGGGCATCGGGCTGGCCACGCCGCCGGACCGGCCCGCCGTGCGGGCCCTGCTGGGCGCGGCCAGTGGTGCGCCGCTGGCCTCGCAGGCCGCCGTCTAG